Proteins from a genomic interval of Dunckerocampus dactyliophorus isolate RoL2022-P2 chromosome 5, RoL_Ddac_1.1, whole genome shotgun sequence:
- the LOC129181300 gene encoding hyaluronidase PH-20-like — protein sequence MKMFLPIIITITITINGVVLALPPTAPPLISEQPFVAVWNAPTEQCQQLRIPLDMAAFQAVTTPASVRGQFLTIFYEGRLGLYPKIDGSRHKRQAGGVPQNGNLTAHLLRARGQIDHFIAEDDSPGLAVIDWESWRPLWDQNWGSKRIYQKLSIAKALQMSPFLPLKKVSQLAVEQFQQAGRRFMERTISLGVGERPSRRWGFYLFPNCYNYDWDRPDYTGRCSAKSRKQNDQLMWLWERSTALFPSIYLHPALRNSPRAALYARYRVREALRVAALPKRPYTVPTYVYSRPLYRGQTATFESPMDLVSTLGESAALGAAGVVVWGGSRDYNNEGSCQSLSDYLTSTLSPYVANVTAAALLCSQALCQGRGRCVRRSFNSSHYLHLDPAHFSILRSGGKYVAVGLPSADDLHGWARDFACQCYAGRPCSPRLTPPRGIRVIRV from the exons ATGAAGATGTTCCTccccatcatcatcaccatcaccatcaccatcaatGGTGTGGTCCTGGCTCTGCCGCCAACCGCCCCGCCTCTGATCTCGGAGCAACCCTTCGTGGCTGTGTGGAACGCCCCGACGGAGCAGTGCCAGCAGCTGCGCATCCCGCTGGACATGGCGGCCTTCCAGGCGGTCACCACGCCCGCCTCCGTTCGCGGTCAGTTCCTGACCATCTTCTACGAGGGCCGCCTGGGCCTCTACCCCAAGATCGATGGGAGCAGGCATAAGCGCCAAGCGGGAGGCGTACCCCAGAACGGCAACCTGACGGCCCACCTGCTCCGAGCTCGCGGTCAGATCGATCACTTCATCGCCGAGGATGATTCTCCCGGCCTCGCCGTCATTGACTGGGAGTCCTGGCGCCCCCTGTGGGACCAGAACTGGGGGTCCAAGCGCATTTATCAGAAGCTGTCCATAGCCAAGGCCCTCCAAATGTCTCCCTTTCTGCCCTTGAAGAAAGTCTCCCAGCTGGCTGTGGAGCAGTTCCAGCAGGCCGGACGGCGCTTCATGGAGCGGACCATCAGCCTGGGGGTGGGCGAGCGACCGAGCCGCCGCTGGGGCTTCTACTTATTCCCCAACTGCTACAACTACGACTGGGACAGGCCCGACTACACGGGCAGGTGTTCCGCCAAGTCCCGGAAGCAGAACGACCAGCTGATGTGGCTCTGGGAGCGCAGCACCGCCCTCTTCCCGTCCATCTACCTCCACCCGGCCCTGAGGAACTCCCCCCGGGCTGCGCTCTACGCCCGCTACCGAGTGCGGGAGGCGCTGAGGGTGGCGGCGCTGCCTAAACGGCCGTACACGGTGCCCACCTACGTCTACTCCAGGCCGCTGTATCGAGGCCAGACCGCCACGTTTGAGAGCCCG ATGGACCTGGTGAGCACGTTGGGGGAGTCGGCCGCCCTGGGGGCGGCCGGGGTGGTCGTGTGGGGCGGAAGCAGAGACTACAACAATGAG GGGTCCTGCCAGTCACTGTCCGACTACCTGACATCCACGCTCAGCCCGTACGTTGCCAACGTGACGGCGGCCGCCCTGCTGTGCAGCCAGGCCTTGTGCCAGGGGCGGGGCCGCTGCGTCCGGCGGAGCTTCAACTCGTCCCACTACCTACACCTGGACCCCGCCCACTTCAGCATCCTGCGTTCCGGGGGCAAGTACGTGGCGGTGGGCCTCCCCTCCGCCGACGACCTCCACGGTTGGGCCCGGGACTTTGCGTGTCAGTGCTACGCCGGGCGCCCCTGCTCGCCGCGTCTCACGCCTCCCCGCGGCATCCGGGTCATCAGGGTGTGA